A single uncultured Acetobacterium sp. DNA region contains:
- a CDS encoding GGDEF domain-containing protein yields the protein MIEIRKLLIFVFVLILLFYTCRLLYATRYKKDKAYIFIIMICGLSLSSIGTFLDMIGKIINEQVVYDVIRTCLTLGSIIYIIGIILWSGFTKNMIEELERMASTDPLTGALNRNGLERKFQTLIKKKHGFYLCVCDLDGTKSINDTFGHMEGDRFISNTVSIMTDLVGKNGWVSRIGGDEFIILLESNKFSEIDKIVVHLREKISGLYPEAYVGISMGYAQFPEDGEKFEELARKADTKMYNDKNEKQM from the coding sequence ATGATCGAAATAAGGAAATTATTAATTTTTGTTTTTGTTTTAATTCTTCTTTTTTATACCTGCAGACTCCTTTATGCAACCCGATATAAAAAAGATAAGGCTTACATTTTTATTATCATGATCTGTGGGTTATCCCTTAGTTCGATTGGAACATTTTTGGATATGATCGGAAAAATTATTAATGAACAAGTAGTTTATGATGTGATCCGAACGTGTCTTACTCTGGGTTCAATTATTTATATTATTGGGATCATCCTTTGGAGCGGCTTTACTAAAAATATGATCGAAGAACTTGAACGGATGGCCTCAACAGATCCATTAACTGGGGCTCTTAATCGGAATGGCCTGGAGAGGAAATTCCAGACATTAATTAAGAAAAAGCATGGCTTTTATCTTTGTGTCTGTGATCTAGATGGAACCAAATCCATTAATGATACATTTGGTCATATGGAAGGGGATCGTTTTATTTCAAATACCGTCAGCATCATGACAGATTTGGTAGGTAAAAATGGATGGGTTTCAAGAATTGGTGGGGACGAGTTTATTATCTTGCTGGAAAGCAACAAGTTTTCAGAAATCGATAAAATAGTTGTTCATCTGAGAGAAAAAATTTCCGGGTTGTATCCAGAAGCATATGTTGGTATCAGTATGGGATATGCTCAGTTTCCGGAAGATGGTGAAAAGTTTGAGGAACTGGCAAGAAAAGCAGATACCAAAATGTATAATGATAAAAACGAAAAACAGATGTAA
- a CDS encoding serine hydrolase domain-containing protein, giving the protein MRRKMLVLGLSLILMVTILGGCSGSTKAETKSYQKTIATARTEIWNAISAGGASSATVAIMDNGNVVYKEGFGMADRVSGLSVSDDTQFNICSISKVFTAAAILQLCEQGKLELDKPLVDYMPEFTMADSRYKDITVRMLLNHTAAFPGTYAYNAETTAPDASYTEQFMTYLAGTQLKGDPGKVSVYCNDCFTFGEILVEKVSGQSFSDYLTKNIFNKAAMKNSSCNFKQANTNIALKYNEDGTAAPVEYINSLGSGGISSTAVDLCRYAQALLQGKIMNAAMFTEYTSPQYGTETVPSGTPLYPYGLGWDSVAVADFQLQGVRVIGKNGGSPQFNSQLYVLPDENISVAIIFAGDADVTGIANDIVQAIVDENGLNQTNETAVATPTAATIPESIISDAGIYGDGSAIIKVEFNKEKNTLVYKKYSNGGFVTQGEYPYQSDGTFHLPVGYRIGFEENYGKKLLVIHGALSDGAVVSGQKLEAGDTTQDTSKFKGKSWIPTNLSTIDANTFSCKTGVLAELPGYVYYSAAGVYTPYALKDANTTEMVLPYGKDLAQSVITQENGKNSLTVMHYKMMDVADVASLQQDEPINIGSDGLNVCRKLDKDGTFQAEIPEGGRIVIYDSSLQASYDSLTNETGGAEVTAGSYILFIGKPEDAFTFDYRV; this is encoded by the coding sequence ATGAGAAGAAAAATGCTGGTATTGGGATTGAGCCTGATACTGATGGTGACCATATTAGGGGGCTGCAGTGGCAGTACCAAAGCTGAAACAAAAAGCTATCAGAAAACGATTGCGACAGCACGAACCGAAATATGGAATGCGATATCAGCTGGAGGCGCATCCAGTGCTACGGTGGCAATCATGGACAACGGCAACGTTGTTTACAAGGAAGGTTTTGGCATGGCAGACCGGGTATCGGGTCTTTCAGTTTCCGATGATACCCAGTTTAATATCTGTTCCATCAGTAAGGTTTTTACAGCGGCAGCAATATTACAGCTTTGCGAACAGGGAAAACTGGAATTGGATAAACCATTGGTCGATTATATGCCTGAATTTACGATGGCGGACAGTCGCTACAAGGATATCACCGTCAGAATGCTTCTAAATCATACCGCTGCCTTTCCGGGAACCTATGCGTATAATGCCGAGACGACCGCACCAGATGCCAGCTATACCGAACAGTTTATGACTTATCTGGCGGGAACCCAATTAAAAGGCGATCCGGGAAAAGTGAGTGTTTACTGCAATGATTGCTTTACCTTTGGGGAAATTCTGGTTGAAAAAGTCTCCGGTCAGTCTTTTTCCGACTATTTGACTAAGAATATTTTTAACAAGGCTGCTATGAAAAATTCCAGTTGTAATTTTAAACAAGCAAACACCAATATCGCCTTAAAATATAATGAAGATGGCACTGCCGCCCCGGTGGAGTATATTAATAGTCTGGGTTCCGGCGGCATTTCTTCAACGGCGGTTGATTTATGCCGATATGCTCAGGCTCTGCTTCAGGGTAAAATAATGAATGCGGCGATGTTTACGGAATACACCAGTCCTCAGTATGGAACTGAAACCGTGCCCTCGGGAACGCCGCTTTACCCCTATGGATTGGGTTGGGACAGCGTTGCAGTAGCGGATTTTCAACTTCAGGGAGTCAGGGTTATCGGAAAAAATGGCGGATCGCCACAGTTTAATTCCCAGCTATATGTACTTCCGGATGAAAACATTTCAGTAGCCATTATTTTTGCCGGAGATGCCGATGTCACAGGGATTGCTAATGATATTGTCCAGGCCATCGTCGATGAAAATGGGTTGAATCAGACCAATGAAACGGCAGTTGCGACACCTACAGCGGCAACCATACCAGAATCAATAATATCCGATGCGGGGATTTACGGCGATGGATCAGCCATCATCAAAGTCGAGTTCAATAAAGAAAAAAACACCTTGGTTTATAAAAAATATAGCAATGGCGGGTTTGTAACCCAGGGCGAATATCCGTATCAGAGCGATGGCACTTTTCATTTGCCGGTGGGATATCGAATTGGCTTTGAAGAAAATTATGGAAAAAAATTGCTTGTGATCCACGGCGCCTTATCCGATGGAGCGGTTGTTTCCGGACAGAAGTTGGAAGCTGGCGATACCACTCAGGATACCAGTAAGTTTAAGGGCAAGTCATGGATTCCGACAAACCTGAGTACTATTGATGCGAATACGTTTTCCTGTAAAACTGGGGTTTTAGCTGAGTTGCCGGGTTATGTCTATTATTCGGCAGCTGGTGTTTATACCCCTTATGCCCTTAAAGATGCGAACACCACTGAAATGGTGCTGCCTTATGGAAAAGATCTGGCGCAATCTGTTATCACTCAGGAAAACGGGAAAAACAGTTTAACGGTGATGCATTATAAAATGATGGACGTTGCTGACGTAGCGTCACTCCAGCAAGATGAGCCGATCAATATTGGCAGTGACGGTTTAAATGTTTGTCGAAAATTGGATAAAGACGGTACCTTCCAGGCGGAGATTCCTGAAGGTGGGCGAATTGTTATTTATGACTCAAGTTTACAGGCAAGCTATGACAGTTTGACAAATGAAACCGGCGGAGCTGAGGTAACGGCCGGTTCTTACATTCTCTTTATTGGTAAACCGGAAGATGCGTTTACCTTTGACTATCGGGTTTAA
- a CDS encoding serine hydrolase domain-containing protein: MLKKLLTISLSLILLLVPLSGCTTTSQSQSYDKTIATARTEIWKAISGGGASSATVAIMDNGKIVYEEGFAMANREEALKVNTSTQFNIGSVSKVFTAAAVMQLVEAGKVDLDKPVVDYVPEFTMQDSRYKNITVRMLLNHSSALPGTDYTNGFASAADPNFLEGFMKYLANSNLKDDPGVVSVYCNDGFTLAEVLIEKVSGQSYAEYVSKNIFTKADMKNSSCYFKPGNPNIALKYNNDNGLAFPAEYVNLMGTGGISSTAVDLCEFGNALLANKIMTPESFAEYTSPQYATETVPAGMMPITSYGLGWDMINVAAFEEQGIHVLSKNGGTLQFNSQLYVLPEQKLSVAVIFAGVADTASINNAITQALLEEKGVLPGSETKEVTKPGSAAIPDQLLGFAGYYGASGSIIKVEFDKQSNTLNYKQFNGSEFVSTGSYPYMDDGYFYLPSGNRMSFSESFDKKLMLQSLPTGNYAIVVGQQIGQATNPVDGSAFANKHWLPINFSATDLSPLAVATGTISDLPGFIYVSGDDSFTPYALKDANSAAMTLPYARDLVEPRITEVDGKKQLSVMSYICMNAQDITSMQNGETISIIKANENQIKKLDAAGTFGVTLPEGGRMIIYAPDFTISYDTLFSGSESVPVAAGSYVLFIGNEGDTFAYQYSF; encoded by the coding sequence ATGTTGAAAAAATTACTGACCATCAGCCTGAGTTTGATATTGCTGCTTGTTCCGTTATCGGGGTGTACGACAACGTCCCAGAGCCAGAGTTATGATAAGACCATCGCCACGGCGAGAACTGAAATCTGGAAGGCCATTTCCGGAGGCGGGGCTTCCAGTGCTACCGTAGCGATCATGGACAATGGCAAAATTGTTTATGAGGAAGGCTTCGCCATGGCAAACCGGGAGGAGGCCCTCAAGGTGAATACCAGTACCCAGTTTAATATTGGCTCAGTCAGTAAGGTTTTTACGGCTGCGGCGGTGATGCAGCTGGTGGAAGCTGGCAAGGTAGACTTGGATAAACCAGTGGTTGACTATGTTCCGGAATTCACCATGCAGGACAGCCGGTATAAAAACATTACCGTTCGGATGCTATTAAACCACTCATCGGCATTGCCAGGAACAGATTACACCAACGGCTTTGCTTCGGCCGCCGATCCGAATTTTCTGGAAGGTTTTATGAAGTATCTGGCCAACAGCAATTTAAAGGATGATCCCGGCGTGGTCAGTGTTTACTGTAATGATGGATTTACGCTGGCCGAGGTGCTCATTGAAAAAGTTAGTGGTCAATCCTATGCTGAATACGTCAGTAAAAATATTTTCACTAAAGCAGATATGAAGAATAGCAGTTGTTATTTCAAACCGGGCAACCCCAATATTGCCCTAAAATATAATAATGACAACGGCTTAGCATTCCCGGCAGAATATGTTAATCTGATGGGAACCGGCGGCATTTCGTCCACTGCTGTGGATTTATGCGAGTTCGGAAATGCCTTGCTGGCCAACAAAATTATGACGCCAGAGTCTTTTGCCGAGTATACCAGTCCCCAATATGCAACTGAAACAGTTCCCGCGGGAATGATGCCGATTACTAGTTACGGGTTGGGTTGGGATATGATCAATGTGGCGGCGTTTGAAGAACAGGGCATCCATGTTTTAAGTAAAAACGGTGGCACCCTGCAGTTTAACTCACAGCTCTATGTACTTCCCGAACAGAAATTATCGGTGGCGGTGATTTTTGCTGGCGTGGCCGATACAGCCTCAATCAATAATGCCATTACCCAGGCATTGCTGGAGGAAAAGGGCGTGTTGCCAGGAAGTGAAACCAAGGAAGTAACGAAGCCCGGTTCAGCAGCGATACCAGATCAGCTGTTGGGCTTTGCCGGTTATTACGGTGCCAGTGGTAGTATTATCAAGGTGGAGTTTGATAAACAGAGCAACACCTTAAATTATAAACAATTCAATGGGAGTGAATTTGTCAGTACGGGGAGCTATCCCTACATGGATGATGGCTATTTTTATCTGCCTTCCGGAAACCGGATGTCCTTTAGCGAAAGCTTTGATAAAAAACTGATGCTCCAGTCGCTGCCAACCGGAAATTATGCCATCGTTGTGGGACAACAAATTGGGCAAGCTACCAATCCGGTTGATGGCAGCGCCTTTGCGAATAAACATTGGCTACCCATCAATTTCTCGGCCACTGATCTGAGCCCATTAGCAGTAGCCACTGGCACTATTTCAGATTTGCCGGGCTTTATCTATGTCAGCGGTGATGATTCTTTTACGCCCTATGCCCTAAAAGATGCAAATAGCGCCGCAATGACACTTCCCTATGCCAGGGATCTGGTTGAACCCCGGATTACCGAGGTGGATGGCAAAAAGCAGCTCAGCGTGATGAGTTACATTTGTATGAATGCTCAGGATATTACATCTATGCAAAACGGAGAGACCATCAGCATCATCAAGGCCAATGAAAACCAGATAAAAAAACTGGATGCAGCAGGTACATTTGGGGTAACTCTACCGGAAGGTGGACGGATGATTATCTATGCGCCGGACTTCACCATCAGCTATGACACCCTATTTTCAGGATCAGAAAGCGTCCCGGTAGCGGCGGGCTCCTATGTTTTGTTTATTGGCAATGAAGGGGATACCTTCGCATATCAATACAGCTTTTAA
- a CDS encoding histidine kinase N-terminal 7TM domain-containing protein, whose amino-acid sequence MNVILSSLLMISSLVLISLGLIGFRHNGISGVKAFAILMFAMAVHTIAYGFELLSPNLESMFMWIRVEYIAMSFYPFLIMWFAREYVGERKFANRYLMGILLGLNVITLFLVQTNPMHGWYYAHLGVDTSLGFPIMAIEKGFWYLVQVTVLYFAIGYALIVLLKRILKTRGSSRRRVVLIFVGMSMPLVASIIYLSGWGIGQIDLSPFSYIFLSILAASGLYRYDILFLSEVTHEMIFNTIDEAVIVVDGEGFILKINRATGPLFDALGELRVGELVTQYRVLAHVLIGNRIQTVTIGAQHYQIRLIPIGKHHGTIVVFSDVTELTNAKKQLETLSITDQLTKLYNRRYFVDYFDQLDRDGVVMLIDIDQFKDVNDQYGHPAGDVVLQEIARFLNEHFVDGMICRYGGEEFVVIIEGETTKTATERAETFREAFQCRKTEFPCTVSIGLCAYEKGNYSNTMNLVDKLLYQAKNTGRNCVVTDAEVTRN is encoded by the coding sequence ATGAATGTAATTTTAAGCAGTTTATTAATGATATCATCGCTGGTTCTGATTAGTCTGGGACTGATTGGTTTTCGACATAATGGTATTTCTGGGGTAAAAGCCTTTGCCATTCTGATGTTTGCCATGGCTGTTCACACGATTGCCTATGGTTTTGAGCTATTAAGCCCAAATTTGGAGTCGATGTTTATGTGGATTCGTGTGGAATATATCGCCATGTCCTTTTATCCCTTTCTGATTATGTGGTTTGCCAGAGAATATGTTGGCGAACGAAAATTTGCCAATCGGTATCTGATGGGAATTTTGCTGGGACTCAATGTGATTACCTTGTTTTTGGTGCAGACCAATCCGATGCATGGTTGGTATTATGCTCATTTAGGCGTTGATACCAGCTTGGGATTTCCCATCATGGCAATAGAAAAAGGTTTCTGGTATTTGGTTCAGGTGACGGTTTTATATTTTGCGATTGGATATGCGCTGATTGTTTTATTAAAGCGAATTCTTAAAACCAGAGGTTCGTCAAGGCGACGGGTCGTCCTGATTTTTGTGGGAATGTCAATGCCGCTTGTTGCAAGTATTATCTACCTGTCGGGTTGGGGAATCGGACAAATTGATCTGTCTCCTTTTTCGTATATTTTTCTAAGCATCCTGGCAGCCAGCGGATTATACCGATATGATATTTTATTTTTAAGCGAAGTAACCCATGAAATGATTTTTAATACCATTGATGAAGCGGTTATTGTCGTCGATGGAGAAGGTTTTATTTTAAAGATTAACCGAGCCACCGGACCATTGTTTGATGCCCTTGGTGAGCTAAGGGTAGGCGAGTTGGTTACTCAATATCGGGTTTTGGCTCATGTTCTGATCGGAAATAGGATTCAGACAGTGACAATCGGAGCGCAACACTATCAGATTCGCTTGATTCCAATCGGAAAACATCATGGAACCATCGTGGTGTTTAGCGATGTAACCGAACTGACCAACGCTAAAAAACAGTTAGAAACGCTGTCAATCACGGATCAGTTGACAAAACTCTATAATCGTCGGTATTTTGTGGATTATTTTGATCAGCTGGATCGCGATGGCGTGGTGATGTTGATCGACATTGATCAATTTAAAGATGTGAATGACCAGTATGGTCATCCGGCTGGGGATGTCGTGTTGCAAGAAATTGCTCGGTTTTTGAACGAACATTTTGTGGATGGGATGATCTGTCGTTATGGTGGCGAGGAGTTTGTTGTCATTATTGAGGGTGAAACTACAAAAACCGCCACAGAAAGAGCCGAAACCTTTCGGGAAGCCTTCCAATGCCGTAAAACCGAATTTCCCTGTACGGTATCAATTGGGCTGTGTGCTTATGAAAAAGGAAATTACAGCAATACCATGAATCTTGTGGATAAGTTGTTATATCAGGCAAAAAATACCGGTAGAAATTGTGTTGTAACAGACGCAGAGGTTACCCGCAATTAA
- a CDS encoding FAD-dependent oxidoreductase: protein MTFENLLSPINIGTLKIRNRVVMGAMGSGTAHDNATVSECECAYYAERAKGGVGLIINEVTRVNNETGVMMPRQTSAATDDCIPGLAKLAKAVHFYDGAIFIQLHHPGRQTDNMAIGGRATISPSGIKSMLTQAECREMTNAEIKSFVQDYINAAERCYKAGIDGVELHGAHGYMLNQFISPLTNKRTDEYGGSTENRARVVKEIIEGIRERLGRDYPVMFRISADEFLRESMFPFEEDGLLLDEAVEICKYLVPFGLDAINVSAGIYETMNQAWEPISFAEGWKIYLAEAVKKAVDVPVFGVGVIRNPDFAEKIIAEGRVDGVTIARGLLADPDWVNKAADGRVDDIRRCISCLNCMDSMIANGMKGEPFACAINPRAAREWFYNDVRQDGNDRLVVVVGGGPAGMEAAKKLAERQFKVVLFEKSSELGGQLGLANKPPHKEKINWLIDYYKTQLTKLGVDVRLNTSVTHNAITALNPYAVFVGTGSESIVPQSIKGVKKANVCTSTDILTGKVNLSGKKVAVIGSGMTGVETAELLETQDNEVYVVEMADRIGPDASWQSFSDVQARLIKFGTVFMPSHKLVEIEAVSIKLEKSDGELVDLPIDYVVLSLGVKADQTLADEIVSRFDKVVKIGDTAQIGRIANAVETGFVAAYHLV, encoded by the coding sequence ATGACTTTTGAAAATTTACTATCCCCCATCAATATCGGCACATTAAAAATCAGAAACCGTGTGGTAATGGGTGCCATGGGTTCAGGAACGGCTCATGACAATGCCACGGTTTCCGAATGTGAATGTGCCTACTATGCCGAACGCGCCAAAGGCGGGGTCGGACTGATTATCAACGAGGTCACCCGGGTCAATAATGAAACCGGCGTGATGATGCCGAGGCAAACCTCCGCCGCCACCGATGACTGCATCCCGGGACTGGCCAAGCTGGCTAAGGCTGTTCATTTTTATGACGGGGCCATCTTTATCCAACTTCATCATCCTGGCCGACAAACCGACAACATGGCTATTGGCGGGCGGGCGACCATCTCCCCCAGCGGGATCAAGAGCATGCTGACTCAGGCTGAATGCCGGGAAATGACCAATGCCGAAATAAAAAGCTTTGTTCAGGATTATATCAATGCCGCTGAACGCTGTTACAAAGCCGGGATCGACGGGGTCGAACTACATGGGGCCCATGGCTATATGTTAAACCAGTTCATCTCGCCGCTGACCAATAAACGAACTGACGAATATGGTGGCAGCACCGAAAATCGGGCCCGGGTGGTTAAAGAAATTATTGAAGGGATCCGCGAACGCTTGGGCCGGGACTATCCGGTGATGTTTCGGATTTCAGCCGATGAGTTTCTCCGGGAATCGATGTTCCCTTTTGAAGAAGATGGCTTGCTGTTGGATGAAGCCGTTGAAATCTGCAAATATCTGGTACCCTTTGGCCTTGACGCCATCAACGTCTCCGCTGGTATTTATGAAACCATGAATCAGGCCTGGGAGCCGATTTCTTTTGCCGAAGGCTGGAAAATCTATCTCGCTGAAGCGGTTAAAAAAGCGGTTGATGTGCCAGTCTTTGGCGTCGGCGTGATCCGAAACCCAGACTTTGCTGAAAAAATTATTGCCGAAGGTCGTGTCGATGGGGTTACCATCGCCCGAGGTCTGCTGGCTGATCCGGATTGGGTGAATAAAGCCGCCGATGGCCGAGTTGATGACATCCGTCGTTGTATTTCCTGTCTGAACTGTATGGATTCGATGATTGCCAATGGTATGAAAGGCGAACCTTTTGCCTGTGCGATTAATCCCCGGGCGGCTCGGGAATGGTTCTACAATGATGTCCGTCAGGATGGCAATGATCGTCTGGTGGTGGTCGTTGGCGGCGGACCGGCTGGCATGGAAGCCGCCAAGAAACTGGCTGAACGCCAATTTAAGGTCGTCTTATTTGAAAAAAGCAGTGAGCTGGGCGGACAGCTCGGTCTGGCCAATAAGCCGCCTCACAAAGAAAAAATCAACTGGCTAATTGACTATTATAAAACGCAACTCACTAAACTGGGCGTGGATGTTCGGCTCAATACTTCGGTGACCCATAATGCCATTACTGCCCTGAATCCTTATGCTGTTTTTGTGGGTACCGGTTCTGAATCCATTGTTCCCCAATCCATCAAAGGTGTCAAAAAAGCCAATGTCTGTACCAGCACCGATATTCTTACCGGAAAAGTCAATCTCTCCGGCAAAAAAGTGGCCGTCATCGGTTCCGGTATGACCGGGGTGGAAACCGCTGAACTGCTGGAAACCCAGGATAATGAGGTCTATGTGGTTGAAATGGCTGACCGCATCGGTCCGGATGCCAGCTGGCAGAGTTTCAGTGACGTCCAGGCGCGCCTGATTAAATTTGGAACGGTCTTTATGCCATCGCATAAACTCGTCGAAATTGAAGCTGTTTCCATTAAGCTGGAAAAGTCAGATGGTGAATTAGTGGATCTTCCAATTGATTATGTGGTTCTCTCCCTAGGCGTCAAAGCAGATCAAACCCTGGCTGATGAAATTGTCAGTCGCTTTGATAAGGTCGTCAAAATTGGAGATACCGCTCAAATTGGTCGCATTGCTAACGCTGTGGAAACTGGTTTTGTAGCCGCTTATCATTTAGTCTAA
- a CDS encoding iron-containing alcohol dehydrogenase, translating to MVQRYTQLCPVAFGTGAVSTTGDVAKELGFSKVLVVTDENVEQMGHAQKVIDALKAAGIESVLFNRCEMDAPDYTVQAGADLAKSEGVDGIIGIGGGSVLDTAKAISSLAANTVDVATLLDFSRKMIPLENPSLKLILIPTTSGTGSESTIIAVISDTKNHEKIGAMTPPSFAIVDPELTLGMPKAITLYTGMDAFSHVCEALTSVQPNPHSDILCYDTIERITKWLPIAAADSMHLEARENLALASNNAGIAFNDAMVHLGHAIAHSMGATFHIPHGIACALVTPVILELTAPVYPEKVKKIGTCMGLTVSAADPKEIGMEVANGLRQFQKQLGIPTLQDLNISREQIIGCTNYVANEGLRFLCPVPATEELITASLAKIYDCYQ from the coding sequence ATGGTACAAAGATACACCCAATTATGTCCGGTGGCTTTCGGAACAGGCGCCGTGAGTACAACCGGAGATGTGGCAAAAGAATTAGGCTTTAGTAAGGTTTTAGTCGTCACCGATGAAAACGTTGAACAAATGGGTCATGCCCAAAAAGTAATCGACGCTTTAAAAGCAGCCGGTATCGAATCAGTTTTATTTAATCGTTGTGAAATGGATGCCCCTGATTACACCGTTCAGGCCGGCGCCGATCTTGCCAAAAGTGAAGGCGTCGATGGAATCATCGGCATTGGGGGCGGCAGCGTCCTTGATACCGCCAAAGCAATCAGCAGCTTAGCTGCCAACACTGTCGATGTTGCGACCCTTCTGGACTTCTCAAGAAAGATGATACCGCTGGAAAATCCCTCTCTGAAACTGATTTTGATCCCCACCACCTCTGGTACCGGATCGGAAAGTACCATTATCGCCGTTATCAGCGATACCAAAAACCATGAAAAAATCGGTGCCATGACACCGCCCAGCTTTGCCATCGTTGATCCTGAATTGACCTTGGGGATGCCCAAAGCAATTACGCTTTATACCGGCATGGATGCTTTTTCTCATGTTTGTGAAGCCTTGACCAGTGTTCAACCCAATCCCCACTCCGATATTCTGTGTTATGATACCATTGAGCGGATTACCAAATGGCTGCCAATCGCTGCCGCCGATTCAATGCATCTTGAAGCCCGGGAAAATCTGGCGCTGGCCAGCAATAATGCCGGTATTGCCTTTAACGATGCCATGGTTCACCTGGGTCACGCCATTGCCCACTCCATGGGCGCCACCTTTCATATTCCCCATGGAATTGCCTGTGCCCTGGTCACCCCAGTTATCCTGGAATTAACGGCTCCCGTTTATCCCGAAAAAGTCAAAAAAATCGGTACTTGCATGGGCTTAACCGTCAGTGCCGCCGATCCCAAGGAAATTGGGATGGAAGTTGCTAATGGGCTACGTCAATTTCAGAAACAACTGGGAATTCCAACGCTTCAGGATTTAAATATATCCCGGGAGCAAATCATCGGTTGTACAAATTATGTCGCCAATGAAGGTTTGCGTTTTCTATGCCCAGTTCCGGCCACTGAAGAACTCATTACCGCATCGCTGGCAAAGATTTACGACTGCTATCAGTAA
- a CDS encoding helix-turn-helix domain-containing protein has protein sequence MAVALKKIISALTEAGIKTRINETFEDIEIQGYDKYSGQSESLLANHIYVTNASSMKNSSLMAKYHFIIIEDSLLSERASENNPSKIIALNKDQDLATVLMILEKLFADQRRIGECSIKLLQACQKGYTIQQLLDLGYQLLNNPVLLVDISLCFIAHSGGNNIENEPLWEWTLSKGYVDKEYARSIMTDDSTNEKEDGEEVLVIWETGLLNHRQLVGRVLKNKRPLAYLKLLEYHHPITDCDEEILIMLCNVLAMNMEDTNAIVNASNSLSDTFLTALLNQKMYDHAAIEERERMYGLKLYKNLFAVVIRIDNRQNTNDRLYYLKRIFQNFFNRQTVIIYNGQLVILLDTITEEIQNERETTSFVNLLEENDCTAGISKIFYHLYDFCEHYKQAYNALNLGDLLKKTSRILNYDELIIPHMILSFRDETNIRNLIHPVVKTLKELDQKKGSNFLETLMAYINHNQDTTLTAKSLHIHYNTLKYRINRIIEITNIDFSDSETLFNIQLSVKVNDILGCL, from the coding sequence ATGGCTGTCGCACTAAAAAAAATTATTTCAGCATTAACTGAAGCGGGTATAAAAACGAGGATAAATGAGACCTTTGAGGATATCGAAATTCAGGGGTATGACAAATATTCTGGTCAGTCAGAAAGTTTGTTGGCTAATCATATTTATGTGACAAATGCCTCATCAATGAAGAATTCATCTTTAATGGCTAAGTATCATTTTATTATTATTGAAGACAGCCTTCTGTCTGAACGAGCATCAGAGAACAACCCTTCCAAGATTATTGCTTTGAATAAAGATCAAGATCTGGCAACAGTTCTGATGATTCTTGAAAAGCTATTTGCGGATCAAAGGCGAATTGGTGAGTGCTCGATAAAACTTCTACAAGCCTGCCAAAAAGGTTATACCATCCAGCAATTATTGGATTTAGGATATCAACTATTGAATAATCCCGTACTACTGGTTGATATTTCACTTTGTTTTATTGCCCATTCCGGCGGCAATAACATAGAAAATGAGCCGCTTTGGGAGTGGACGCTATCTAAAGGTTATGTTGATAAAGAATATGCCCGTTCGATTATGACCGATGATTCAACCAATGAAAAAGAAGATGGCGAAGAGGTTCTGGTTATCTGGGAAACCGGTTTATTAAATCACCGGCAATTGGTGGGACGGGTGTTAAAAAACAAACGGCCATTGGCTTACTTGAAACTCCTGGAATATCATCATCCCATTACCGACTGTGATGAGGAAATTCTGATTATGTTGTGTAATGTTCTGGCCATGAATATGGAAGATACCAATGCTATCGTCAATGCGTCGAACTCATTAAGCGACACCTTTTTAACGGCGCTGTTAAATCAGAAAATGTATGATCATGCGGCCATTGAAGAACGGGAACGGATGTATGGGCTCAAGTTATATAAAAACCTTTTTGCGGTGGTAATCCGAATTGATAACCGCCAAAATACCAATGATCGACTGTATTATTTAAAACGGATCTTTCAGAATTTTTTCAATCGCCAAACCGTGATTATTTACAATGGTCAGCTGGTTATTCTTCTCGATACCATAACAGAAGAAATACAAAATGAACGGGAAACGACTTCTTTTGTGAATTTACTGGAAGAAAATGACTGTACCGCCGGGATCAGTAAAATATTCTATCACCTTTATGATTTCTGCGAACATTATAAACAAGCTTACAATGCCCTGAATTTAGGGGATCTTTTAAAGAAAACCAGTCGGATCTTAAATTATGATGAGCTGATCATTCCTCATATGATCTTAAGTTTCCGGGATGAGACCAACATTCGGAATTTGATCCATCCGGTGGTTAAGACCTTAAAAGAGCTTGATCAGAAAAAAGGAAGTAACTTTCTGGAGACGTTGATGGCGTACATTAACCACAACCAGGATACGACTCTCACGGCTAAAAGCCTGCATATCCACTACAATACCTTAAAATATCGAATCAATCGAATCATTGAAATAACAAACATTGATTTTTCGGATAGTGAGACCTTGTTTAATATCCAGCTATCCGTCAAGGTAAATGACATCCTGGGATGCTTATAA